One Cystobacter fuscus DSM 2262 DNA segment encodes these proteins:
- a CDS encoding NUDIX hydrolase — MRPIPPWPRLRRGLEHDYTILTVREDIVADPRTGQEHPRVRIDCGDWVNVIAVTREDQLVLIRQYRFGISAVTLEVPGGIVDPGEDPALAAARELEEETGYVAGRVVALGSVHPNPALQGNRCHSYLALDCVKAHEGHPDAGEDIRVELHPREAIPRLILEGSITHSLVVVAFYLEHLRATAPR; from the coding sequence ATGCGCCCGATTCCACCGTGGCCCCGCCTTCGCCGGGGCCTGGAGCACGACTACACCATCCTCACCGTCCGCGAGGACATCGTCGCGGACCCCCGCACCGGCCAGGAGCACCCCCGGGTGCGCATCGACTGCGGGGACTGGGTGAACGTCATCGCGGTGACGCGCGAGGACCAGCTCGTGCTCATCCGCCAGTACCGCTTCGGCATCTCCGCGGTGACGCTGGAGGTTCCCGGCGGCATCGTGGATCCCGGGGAGGACCCGGCCCTGGCCGCCGCGCGCGAGCTGGAGGAGGAGACAGGCTACGTGGCGGGCCGGGTGGTCGCGCTCGGGTCGGTGCATCCCAACCCCGCGCTCCAGGGCAACCGGTGCCACAGCTACCTGGCGCTCGACTGCGTGAAGGCCCACGAGGGCCACCCGGACGCGGGCGAGGACATCCGCGTGGAGCTCCACCCCCGCGAGGCCATCCCCCGGCTCATCCTCGAGGGGAGCATCACCCACTCGCTGGTGGTGGTGGCCTTCTACCTGGAGCACCTGCGCGCCACGGCGCCCCGTTGA